GCATTACCAGCCAGCGAGAGACCTCCGCCGCAGTCCGCCGCGAAGGTGCCGGTCGCACTGACCAGCGTCAGTGATGTAACGGACCACTTGAAGTTCCCGCACGTGCCCGGGTTCAGGATGACGCCGCCGAGAGGGTCGACGGAAAACGAGGTCCAGGTTCCGGCCGACAGCGATCCAATCGTCAGGGCTCCGCTCGCCAGTGTGCTGTTGATCGCGCTCGGAGAGGTTGGCGTCGACGTAGACGAGTCCGCGCATCCCGAAGCCAGCACGCCAATAGCCAGTACGAACAAAACGGCTCCAGCCCATTTTTTCATTGGAAGACTCCCAAGACTCCGATTCTATCCGCGTCTTCTTCCCAAATCGTGCCCGGCCCCAGCCTGGGAACGTTCCGGACAACACACCCTTTTGCGTCGTATCGGCCGAAGCGGGAGCCACCTTTATGTGCGGAATCGTCACGCCCAGCACCAAAACCGGTAGCCATCCCGCCGCCGTTGGTTTCCGGGAATCCATGCCGTAATGCGATGAAAAGACGGCACTTGGCCCGCTTGCTCTCCCATCGAGACCAGCGCCAGGTCGTCGGGCTATCAGCAAATCAACTGCAAGAAACGTACTGAAGATTCCCGGCGTCTGGCGTCAGGTCGCACGCGCCCCGTATAATCAGGATTCATGTCTATTCTGAAGGTCGCGCGGATGGGTCACCCGGTCCTTCGCATCAAAGCGAAGACCGTCCCCGCGTCGGAGATCGTCGGCGCCGCGATCCAGGCCCTGATCGACAACATGATCGGGACGATGCTCGAGTACAACGGCGCCGGGCTCGCTGCGCCGCAGGTGCACGAAGGGATCCGGATCTTCGTGGCCCAGCCGGTGACCGAAGACGAGGAAGGCGAACAGGGCGCAGAGAAGGCGGGGGAGCGCAAGGCGGCCGAGCCCGGGGTGATGGTCATCATCAACCCCGAAATCATCCCCGTCGGCCGACACACCGTCGAGGACTGGGAAGGATGCCTCAGCATTCCTGATCTACGGGGTCTGGTGCCGCGGCACCGCGACATCAAGGTACGCGGGTTCGACCGCGAGGGCCAGCGCATCGAGATCGAAGCCAGTGGCCACATGGCCCGCGTCATGCAGCACGAAACCGATCACCTCGACGGCGTGCTGTTCCTGGACCGGATGAAGACGCTCCAGAGCCTCAGCTTCATCGACGAGTACACGAGGTATCGCGCGGGGCACGATCAAGAGTAGAAGCCAGAAGTAAGAAGCAAGAGCATCGTGATCGAAACCGCTCCGCCCCTCGTGACCCTGCGCAATGCGCCGACGGCGCCCTTTGACGGGGCGATTGCGGCGGCGCGGACGTGCTACTCGCCGCGGGTCATCGAGGTCGGCGAGATCACCGACAGGCAGCGCGAGACGATCGGTTCGCTTACCTTCGACGCCGGCCACCACACCGTTTACCAGCACGCACACTTCGAGTTCGGCCTCGAGAACATCTCGCGCCAGTTCGTGTGGAGCTTCCTGCACGCGTACCCCTTCTACAACTCCGAGCAGTCGAGCCAGCGCTACGTCAGGCTGAACGAACCCCGGGTTTTCGTGCCGCCGCTCGAAGGCCACGCGCGTGCCGTGTACGAACAGGCCATCATCCGGGCCTGGGACGACTACGCGAAGCTGTCGGCCCTGCTGAAGCCGGACGCCTTCGCCATCCTGAAGCAACTGCGGTACGTGACGCCGCGCGCGTCGGCCCAGCGCCTGGGTGGCATCGAGCGCGAAGCCGAGAAGAAGGCCATCGAAGTGGCGCGCTACGTGATCCCGATTGCCGCCTTCACCTCGATGGTCCACACCGTGTCGGGCATCACGCTGCATCGCCTGCGCCGGATGATGAATGTCGGTGACACGCCCTTCGAAGCCAGGCAGGTCATTGGCGCGATGGTCGACCTGGTGAGCCGGCACGACCCGCTGTTTTTCGAGCGTGTCGGGCCCGAGCCGCTTGGCCGCGATGCCGCGCCCGAGACGGCATTCCCCCGGCCCGTCGCCGGCGCGGACCGGTTCGCCAGGGAGTTCGACGCGAAGCTGGGCGGTCGGGTGTCCAGGCTGATCGACGCCTCCGATGGCGCCGAAACCCTTGTGGCCGATGCGGTGCGGACAACCTTCGGCCTCGCCGCCGACGAGCTGTCCGAAGACGAGGCGATTGACCGCGTGTTGAATCCAGCGCGCAACCGCTACCGGCTGGACATGCTGAACGTGTCGTACCACTCGCCCCTGATGCGTGCGCTCAATCACGCCAGCTACACGTTCGCCAAGCGCATCAGCCACACGGCCGACTCGCAGGACCAGCGCCACCGCATGGTGCCGGCGTCGCGCCCATTGCTCACCTTTGCTGCGACCCGCGAGCCGGACTTCATCACGCCCCGGCTCATCGTGAACAACGGACCCGCCAATGCGATCTTCCAGGAGTCGATGCGCGCCGCCTGGTCGGCCAGTAACCGCCTGATCGATCTCGGCGTGCCCGTTGAGTTCGCGGCCTATGTGCTGCCCAACGCGCTTGCCGTGCGGATGATCGAAACGGGCCCGCTCATCGCGCTCGTACACAAGTGGACCCAGCGGACCTGTTTCAACGCCCAGGAGGAGATCTACGACGCGTCGATGGACGAGGTCGAGCAGGTGCGCGCGAAACACCCGAGGCTCGGGCGTTACATCGGCCCGCCGTGCGTCGTCCGCAATGGCCTGGTGGCTCCCCGCTGCACCGAGGGCACGCATTTCTGCGGCGTTCCGGTGTGGCTCAATTTTCCGAACGTCGAGCGACGACTGTGAAAGCCTCTCCACTGATCATCGTCTTTGTGACGGTCTTCATTGACCTGCTGGGGTTCGGGATCATCATCCCGCTCCTGCCGTTCTACGCGGAGACGTTCGGGGCCAACGCGTTCACGATCGCGATGCTGGCCACCTCGTTTTCGCTGATGCAGTTCATCTTCGCGCCGCTCTGGGGGCGATGGTCGGATCGGATCGGCCGGCGGCCCATCATCCTGATGGGGCTCTTCGGCTCGTTCCTCTCGTACCTGATCTTCGGCCTCGCCAGTTCCCTGGTGCTGCTGTTTGCCGCGCGTATCTTCGCCGGGATTGCCGGGGCCAACATCCCGACCGCCCAGGCGGTGGTCGCCGATGTGACGACGGCCGAGAACCGCGCGAAAGGGATGGGCATGATTGGCGCGGCGTTCGGGTTGGGCTTTATTTTTGGGCCGGCGATCGGCGGGTTCCTGAGCCGGTGGGGGTATGCGATGCCGGCGTTTTTCGCGTCGGCGCTGTCGCTCGCCAACTTCACCGCCGCCTGGTTCCTGCTTCCCGAAACACTGAAGGCCGAGTACCGGGCAAAGGCGCGCATGGGACGGCTGGAAGCGCTGCGCCACGCGATCAGCCGCCCGCATCTGCCGCTGCTGCTGCTGGTGAGTTTTCTGGTGGTGGGCGCGTTCTCGGGCTTCGAGACCACCTTCGCCCTCTTCGCCGAGCGGACCTTCGCGTTCCACGCGTCGACCATCGGGTATCTCTTCGCGTTTGTCGGCATCATTCTCGTCATCGTGCAGGGACTGCTCGTGGGGCGCACGGTCAAGTTCGTGGGCGAGCACCACATCGTGCCAATCTCGCTCGGTGTCGTGTCGATGGGCCTGCTGATGATCCCGGCGTCATCGACCGTCGCGGTGCTGATGGTGTCGCTGGCCGTGTTGTCCGTGGGGATGGGCTTCAACAACCCGTCGCTCATGTCGCTGATCTCGCGGTGCTCGGCCGCTGAGGACCAGGGCGGCATTCTCGGCCTGACGCAGGCGCTCGGCAGTCTCGCCCGGATTGTCGGGCCGCTGTGGGCAGGCTTCGCGCTCGACAACCTCGGCATCGCGGTGCCGTACGTCAGCTCCGCCGGCGTGATTGCCGTCGCCTGCCTGATCAGTATCGTCTCGCTCTGGCGCGCACGCACCGATCGGTCGTCGGGCGGCGCCCCCCGGGCTGCCTAGTCGTCGGGAGTCATTGATGGCATTCAAGTACAGCTGCCCGGTGGAAGTCCGGTTCCGTGATTGCGACCCGATGGGGCACGCCAACAACGCGGTGTACCTTACGTATCTCGAGGTCGCGCGCTTCGCCTATTGGCGCGACGTGTGCGGGGGCCGCGGCTGGGGCGACATCAAGTTCATCATGGCGCGCGTCGAGGTCGACTACAAGGCGCCGGCAGAGCAGGGCAATGTGCTGGACGTACGCCTCGGGATCACCAGCTTCGGCCGGACCAGTTTCGTTTTCAAGTACGAGCTGCTGGACCAGCACAACCGCCTGATCGCGACCGCGCGGACCGTGCAGGTGATGTACGATTACGCGACGAGCAAGCCGGTCCCCGTCCTGCAGGGGTTCAAGGACCGGGTTTCCGCCTTCGAGGGGGTGACGTCATGAATACTGTGCTCATCTTCGGCAAAGATACCTGACCGTACACGGAGGCCGCCCGTGACGACTATGCAAGGCGGCGTGTCGCGTTCGAGTACGTCAACGTCAAGAAGAACCCCGGCGATCTCCAGCGGATGCTGGCCTACAGCAAGGGGCGCCGTGATGTTCCGGTGATCGTTGACGGCGAGAAGATCACCATCGGCTTCGGAGGCACCTGAGGAATTTAATTGGGATGGGGCCGCCGTGCGCGGCCTGAGAATGCGGGTGACGGGCCAGCTCGATGATTACCGCCAGCGGCGTCACGAAGTCCTATTGCGGTAAGCGCAACGTCGTCGCGCTCGACTCGGTCGATCTTCGCGTCGAGCGCGGCGAGATGGTCTCGATTGTCGGGCCGTCCGGCTCGGGAAAATCCACACTGCTCGACCTCATCGGTGCGCTCGATCGGCCGACGTCGGGCTGGATTGAAATCGACGGCCAGCGCCTCGACGGCCTCGACGATGACGGTCTGACCCGGGTGAGACGCGACAAGATCGGGTTCATCTTCCAGTTCTTCAACCTGCTGCCATCGCTGAACTGCCTCGAGAACATCGCGCTTCCGCTGCACCTTCGAGGTTGGTCGCGGGCCAGATGCGTCGAGCGCGCACGGGAGCTTATCGATCTGGTGCAGCTTCGCGAGCGGGCCGAGCACCTGCCGGACGAACTTTCGGGCGGCGAACGCCAACGGGTGGCCATTGCGCGGGCACTGGCCAACAAACCGCCGGTGCTGCTCGCCGACGAGCCCACAGGCAATCTCGACTCGAAGACGGGCAGCGCCATCTTGGATCTGCTCAGGGACCTCCACGAACAACTGAACGCCACGATTCTCGTCGTCACCCACGACCAGCAGGTGGCCGCGCACTGTTCGCGGACGGTCTCCCTCTGTGACGGCCGCATCGTGTTCGACAAGCGGCGATGATTCTGCTGAAGCTCATCACCTGGCCGTACGTGCGGCGCCACAAAGCACGCACGGGGCTCACTCTGTTCGGCATCGTGCTCGGCGTGGCGGTGTTTATTGGCATGCGCACCGCCAACGACTCCGTCCTGCTGGCCTTCCAGAAGACCATCGATCGGATTGCCGGCAAGGCCCAGTTGCAGGTGTCGACCGGGGAGGGCGGGTTTCCGGAAGACGTGCTCGACATCGTGCAGGCACTGCCTGAGGTGCGCGTCGCGGTGCCGGTCGTCGAGGCGGCCGTCGACACCGGGAGGAAGGACGAAGGCAACCTGCTCATCCTGGCCACCGACATGATCGGCGATCGGAGTCTGCGCGACTACGATCTCGACTCGGGTGATGACGCGATCATCGACGACCCGCTCGTGTTCCTGGCACAACCCGATTCACTGATGGTGACGCGCGAGTATGCCGACCGCACGGGGCTGCGCATCGGTAGCCGCGTGCCCATGCGTACCATGGACGGCGACAAACAGTTCACCGTGCGCGGCATCATGAAGTCGGGAGGTTTGTCGAAGGCCTTCGGCGGCAATGTCGCCGTCATGGACATCTATGCGGCACAGAAAGTGTTCGGCCGGGGACGCCGGTTCGACCGCATCGACCTCGCGTTGAAAGAGGGCGTGGGCATCGCGCAGGGGCGGATGGCCATCGAGAAGGCCCTCGGCGCCGGCTTCCAGGTGGAGCCGCCGGCCTCGCGCGGGCAGCAGGTCGAATCAGTACTGCGCGTCTATAGCTTCACGGTGAACCTCAACAGCGCGTTTGCCTTGTTCATCGGGATGTTCATCATCTACAACTCGTTCGCGATTGCCGTCACCCAGCGACGGAGCGAGATTGGTATCCTGCGCGCGCTCGGCGCGTCGCGTGCGCAGATCCGGAATCTGTTCCTGATGGAAAGTGCCCTTGCGGGCCTGGTCGGCTCGACCGGCGGCCTCGGTCTCGGCATGCTGATGGCGCGAGGGCTCGCCGTCTACGTCTCGAACCTGCTCAGCGGCGTGTATGGCGTCGCGGAGCGGGCGTCTGAACTCTCGACCGATCCGACGATCCTGCTCGCTGGTCTCGTCATGGGGATGGCGACAAGCACCATCGCCGGGTTCCTGCCTGCACGCGATGCGGCCCGTGTGGATCCGATCCAGGCTCTGCAGAAGGGCAAATACCAGGTGTTGTCGGCTGGCGAGAACCGCACGCGCCGCACCGTGGCCATGGTATGTGCCGCGGCGGCCGCGACGTCACTCTTCTTCAGCAGCGTTCCGGCCTTCTTCTACGCCGGCTTTCTCCTGACGTTGCTGACCATGCTGCTGCTGAGCCCGAGCTGGACCCTGTGGCTGACGCGCGCGATGCGGCCCGCACTCAAGTGGCTTCGCCCAATCGAAGGGGCGCTTGCCGCCGACAGCCTCATCGAGGCGCCGCGGCGCACCTCATCCACGGTGGCGGCGCTGATGCTGTCACTGGCATTTGTCATCAGTCTGGGTGGCGTCATTCAGGCCAGCTACAACTCGATCATGGATTGGACCACCACGACGCTCAACCCCGACCTGTTCGTGACCCCATCCCCAACCCTGACCGACCGGAGCTTTCAGTTTCCCCCTGGCGTGGGCGACACGCTTCGCACGATAGACGGAGTCGACGAAATCCAGAGCGTGCGAACCCAGCGAATCCTCTACGACCACGCACAGGTGCTCTTGATCGCAGTGGAAGCGCACTCGCTCGGTCGGCGTGTGCGACGGCCCGTCGTCGAAGGACCGGCCAATATGTATGAACTGGCGGGTGCCGGCAAAGGGGTCATCCTGTCTGAGATTCTCGCGAGGCTGCACCATTTTCACGCAGGCGACACGATGGAGCTGGCATCGCCGACAGGGCTCCATCGGATGCCCGTCATCGGCATCGTCGTGGACTGGTCGGATGAGGGAGGCGCCATCCTCATGGATCGCGCCACGTACATCAGTTGGTGGCGCGACGATACGGTCAGCATCTTCCGGGTATACACCAAGCCAGGCGTGGCGCCGATGGATGTCAGGCAGCGAATCATCGATCGGTTCGCCGGGACGCGGAGATTCTTCGTGCTGACCAACGCGGAGGTTCGCGCGTTCATTATGAAGGTGACCGATCAGTGGAACGCCCTCGCTTACGCGCTGATTGCCATTGCCGTGCTCATCGCGATTCTGGGCATCGTCAACACCCTGACGGCGTCGATCAT
This genomic interval from Acidobacteriota bacterium contains the following:
- a CDS encoding ABC transporter ATP-binding protein produces the protein MITASGVTKSYCGKRNVVALDSVDLRVERGEMVSIVGPSGSGKSTLLDLIGALDRPTSGWIEIDGQRLDGLDDDGLTRVRRDKIGFIFQFFNLLPSLNCLENIALPLHLRGWSRARCVERARELIDLVQLRERAEHLPDELSGGERQRVAIARALANKPPVLLADEPTGNLDSKTGSAILDLLRDLHEQLNATILVVTHDQQVAAHCSRTVSLCDGRIVFDKRR
- a CDS encoding UXX-star (seleno)protein family 1, which produces MNTVLIFGKDTUPYTEAARDDYARRRVAFEYVNVKKNPGDLQRMLAYSKGRRDVPVIVDGEKITIGFGGT
- a CDS encoding FAD-dependent thymidylate synthase, translated to MIETAPPLVTLRNAPTAPFDGAIAAARTCYSPRVIEVGEITDRQRETIGSLTFDAGHHTVYQHAHFEFGLENISRQFVWSFLHAYPFYNSEQSSQRYVRLNEPRVFVPPLEGHARAVYEQAIIRAWDDYAKLSALLKPDAFAILKQLRYVTPRASAQRLGGIEREAEKKAIEVARYVIPIAAFTSMVHTVSGITLHRLRRMMNVGDTPFEARQVIGAMVDLVSRHDPLFFERVGPEPLGRDAAPETAFPRPVAGADRFAREFDAKLGGRVSRLIDASDGAETLVADAVRTTFGLAADELSEDEAIDRVLNPARNRYRLDMLNVSYHSPLMRALNHASYTFAKRISHTADSQDQRHRMVPASRPLLTFAATREPDFITPRLIVNNGPANAIFQESMRAAWSASNRLIDLGVPVEFAAYVLPNALAVRMIETGPLIALVHKWTQRTCFNAQEEIYDASMDEVEQVRAKHPRLGRYIGPPCVVRNGLVAPRCTEGTHFCGVPVWLNFPNVERRL
- a CDS encoding thioesterase family protein; the protein is MAFKYSCPVEVRFRDCDPMGHANNAVYLTYLEVARFAYWRDVCGGRGWGDIKFIMARVEVDYKAPAEQGNVLDVRLGITSFGRTSFVFKYELLDQHNRLIATARTVQVMYDYATSKPVPVLQGFKDRVSAFEGVTS
- a CDS encoding MFS transporter — encoded protein: MKASPLIIVFVTVFIDLLGFGIIIPLLPFYAETFGANAFTIAMLATSFSLMQFIFAPLWGRWSDRIGRRPIILMGLFGSFLSYLIFGLASSLVLLFAARIFAGIAGANIPTAQAVVADVTTAENRAKGMGMIGAAFGLGFIFGPAIGGFLSRWGYAMPAFFASALSLANFTAAWFLLPETLKAEYRAKARMGRLEALRHAISRPHLPLLLLVSFLVVGAFSGFETTFALFAERTFAFHASTIGYLFAFVGIILVIVQGLLVGRTVKFVGEHHIVPISLGVVSMGLLMIPASSTVAVLMVSLAVLSVGMGFNNPSLMSLISRCSAAEDQGGILGLTQALGSLARIVGPLWAGFALDNLGIAVPYVSSAGVIAVACLISIVSLWRARTDRSSGGAPRAA
- the def gene encoding peptide deformylase, with the translated sequence MSILKVARMGHPVLRIKAKTVPASEIVGAAIQALIDNMIGTMLEYNGAGLAAPQVHEGIRIFVAQPVTEDEEGEQGAEKAGERKAAEPGVMVIINPEIIPVGRHTVEDWEGCLSIPDLRGLVPRHRDIKVRGFDREGQRIEIEASGHMARVMQHETDHLDGVLFLDRMKTLQSLSFIDEYTRYRAGHDQE
- a CDS encoding ABC transporter permease, with the translated sequence MILLKLITWPYVRRHKARTGLTLFGIVLGVAVFIGMRTANDSVLLAFQKTIDRIAGKAQLQVSTGEGGFPEDVLDIVQALPEVRVAVPVVEAAVDTGRKDEGNLLILATDMIGDRSLRDYDLDSGDDAIIDDPLVFLAQPDSLMVTREYADRTGLRIGSRVPMRTMDGDKQFTVRGIMKSGGLSKAFGGNVAVMDIYAAQKVFGRGRRFDRIDLALKEGVGIAQGRMAIEKALGAGFQVEPPASRGQQVESVLRVYSFTVNLNSAFALFIGMFIIYNSFAIAVTQRRSEIGILRALGASRAQIRNLFLMESALAGLVGSTGGLGLGMLMARGLAVYVSNLLSGVYGVAERASELSTDPTILLAGLVMGMATSTIAGFLPARDAARVDPIQALQKGKYQVLSAGENRTRRTVAMVCAAAAATSLFFSSVPAFFYAGFLLTLLTMLLLSPSWTLWLTRAMRPALKWLRPIEGALAADSLIEAPRRTSSTVAALMLSLAFVISLGGVIQASYNSIMDWTTTTLNPDLFVTPSPTLTDRSFQFPPGVGDTLRTIDGVDEIQSVRTQRILYDHAQVLLIAVEAHSLGRRVRRPVVEGPANMYELAGAGKGVILSEILARLHHFHAGDTMELASPTGLHRMPVIGIVVDWSDEGGAILMDRATYISWWRDDTVSIFRVYTKPGVAPMDVRQRIIDRFAGTRRFFVLTNAEVRAFIMKVTDQWNALAYALIAIAVLIAILGIVNTLTASIIDRRRELGVLRAVGGLRNQVRYTIWIEAQAIALVGLVLGGACGSVMLKYVLVMTERDIAGTALPYTFPVGIAAMLVPIMLVSAFVAALWPAESAVRGSLAEALEYE